A section of the Chitinivibrionales bacterium genome encodes:
- a CDS encoding UDP-glucose/GDP-mannose dehydrogenase family protein has product MPKDKCIAILGTGYVGLVAAAVFADRGFTVLASSQDKAKVDTINAGKAPFFENDLAPIIKRTVKKGTLKALHGREEAALKSDICFIAVGTPSLVSGEADLSLVKDTAAAIGKALKKKDKYSVIVARSTIVPGTTRNVIIPLLEQYSGKKAGRDFGVCMSPEFLRQGAAVKDTSEPDSVVIGEFDRKSGDFLAAFANELYKGQKVPVLRMNLESAEMVKYGRNTFLAMNISYINEMARIAESIPGIDIYEVVKGIGADWRINPVFLNAGAGYGGSCFPKDVKALISFAQLRQIEPALLETVEEVNIEQASHVVSLVRKALGELKGKRIALLGLSFKPGTDDMREAAAIKIANHLFAENADIVAYDPVAVPNAQNRFIKDTIKISYASSAEECITGADCCIVVTEWNEFKRLSAATFNKLMKRSVVIDGRRIYGPAFRDKVAAYYGIGLGMKPK; this is encoded by the coding sequence ATGCCAAAAGACAAATGCATCGCGATCCTCGGCACCGGATACGTGGGACTGGTCGCGGCAGCGGTGTTTGCGGACCGGGGGTTCACGGTGCTCGCCTCGAGCCAGGACAAGGCCAAGGTCGACACGATCAACGCGGGCAAGGCGCCGTTTTTTGAGAACGACCTCGCCCCCATTATCAAGAGAACGGTGAAGAAAGGCACGCTCAAGGCGCTGCACGGCAGGGAGGAAGCCGCCCTGAAGTCCGATATCTGTTTCATCGCCGTGGGCACGCCCAGCCTGGTGAGCGGCGAGGCGGACTTGAGCCTTGTCAAGGACACGGCCGCGGCGATCGGAAAGGCCCTCAAGAAAAAAGACAAATACTCCGTGATCGTCGCGCGCAGCACCATTGTGCCGGGGACCACCCGGAACGTGATCATTCCCCTGCTCGAGCAATATTCGGGGAAAAAAGCGGGCAGGGACTTCGGCGTGTGCATGAGCCCGGAGTTCCTGCGGCAGGGCGCGGCGGTCAAGGACACGTCCGAGCCCGACAGCGTGGTGATCGGCGAGTTCGACAGGAAGTCCGGCGATTTCCTGGCGGCGTTCGCGAATGAGCTTTACAAAGGGCAGAAGGTGCCGGTGCTGCGCATGAACCTGGAGAGCGCCGAGATGGTCAAATACGGCCGCAACACGTTTCTCGCCATGAACATCTCCTACATAAACGAGATGGCCAGGATCGCCGAGAGCATTCCGGGAATCGACATCTACGAGGTGGTCAAGGGCATCGGCGCGGACTGGCGCATCAACCCGGTGTTCCTCAACGCAGGCGCCGGCTACGGCGGGTCCTGCTTCCCCAAGGACGTCAAGGCGCTCATATCGTTCGCCCAGCTGCGGCAGATCGAGCCCGCGCTCCTCGAGACGGTCGAGGAGGTCAACATCGAGCAGGCGTCGCACGTGGTGAGCCTCGTGCGCAAGGCGCTCGGGGAACTCAAGGGCAAGCGCATCGCGCTGCTCGGTCTTTCGTTCAAGCCCGGCACTGACGACATGCGCGAGGCTGCGGCCATCAAGATCGCCAACCATCTCTTTGCCGAGAACGCCGACATAGTGGCGTACGATCCGGTGGCGGTCCCCAACGCCCAAAACAGGTTCATCAAGGACACGATAAAAATATCCTACGCGTCAAGCGCCGAGGAATGCATCACGGGCGCAGACTGCTGCATCGTAGTGACCGAATGGAACGAGTTCAAGCGGCTGAGCGCGGCGACGTTCAACAAGCTCATGAAGCGCTCGGTGGTCATCGACGGACGAAGGATTTACGGCCCGGCGTTCCGCGACAAGGTGGCTGCCTATTACGGAATCGGGCTCGGGATGAAGCCAAAATAA
- a CDS encoding ketose-bisphosphate aldolase — protein sequence MSLVPMKLILDEANKAGYGVGAFNVNNMEQLQAICAAAAETNSPVIIQVSRNALKYADKGLLAVMVGYMANKKYPQIPMSLHLDHGPDIETVAECVKLGFTSVMIDGSLDYSRKDEKGKHPARSFEDNVKITKEAVAIAHAAGVTVEGEIGTLGGIEDDTVAGAVHLTNPAEAEEFVKQTGVDALALAIGTSHGAYKFPVGHEIKLALDIIDDVHKRIPNTALVMHGSSSVPPHMVELVNKFGGKVPNAVGVPTAMIQDAIKRGMRKVNIDTDGRLAITGAIRKVFAEQPQKFDPRDYLGPAREAVKAWMLEEMKAFGTAGHAGDYRPVTTKDMLKVYFPKAAKKSAPKKAAKKPARKAAKKRKK from the coding sequence ATGTCACTCGTGCCAATGAAGCTCATTCTCGACGAGGCCAACAAGGCCGGTTACGGCGTTGGGGCCTTTAACGTCAACAACATGGAGCAATTGCAGGCGATCTGCGCCGCGGCCGCCGAAACCAATTCTCCGGTCATCATCCAGGTGAGCCGTAACGCGCTCAAATACGCCGACAAGGGCCTGCTCGCCGTGATGGTGGGCTACATGGCCAACAAAAAATACCCGCAGATTCCCATGTCGTTGCACCTCGACCACGGCCCGGACATCGAGACCGTGGCCGAATGCGTGAAGCTCGGGTTCACGTCGGTGATGATCGACGGTTCGCTTGACTACAGCAGAAAAGACGAAAAGGGGAAGCACCCGGCACGCTCGTTCGAAGACAACGTGAAGATCACCAAAGAGGCGGTCGCGATCGCGCACGCCGCCGGCGTCACGGTGGAGGGCGAGATCGGCACGCTCGGCGGGATCGAGGATGACACGGTCGCCGGCGCGGTGCACCTTACCAACCCGGCCGAGGCCGAGGAATTCGTGAAGCAGACCGGCGTCGACGCGCTGGCGCTCGCCATCGGCACCTCGCACGGCGCGTACAAGTTCCCGGTGGGACACGAGATCAAGCTCGCGCTCGACATCATCGACGACGTGCACAAGCGGATCCCCAACACCGCGCTTGTCATGCACGGCAGCTCGTCGGTGCCGCCGCACATGGTTGAGCTCGTCAATAAATTCGGCGGCAAAGTGCCCAACGCGGTGGGCGTTCCCACGGCCATGATCCAGGACGCGATCAAGCGCGGCATGCGCAAGGTGAACATCGACACCGACGGACGCCTTGCGATCACGGGAGCGATCCGCAAGGTGTTTGCCGAGCAGCCCCAGAAATTCGACCCGCGCGATTACCTCGGGCCCGCCCGCGAGGCCGTGAAGGCTTGGATGCTCGAGGAAATGAAGGCCTTCGGCACCGCCGGCCATGCCGGTGATTACCGGCCGGTGACCACCAAGGACATGCTGAAGGTGTATTTCCCCAAGGCGGCGAAGAAGTCTGCGCCGAAAAAAGCCGCGAAGAAGCCGGCAAGAAAAGCGGCGAAGAAAAGGAAAAAGTAG
- a CDS encoding DUF4982 domain-containing protein: protein MKSKIIGWAMVAAMLVSISGSADTYTGESSNRVTINMGVTPWLFAKSDPAGAQAPAFNDAAWKQIGVPHTYNDTDTFINQGSGGGDGSMFGGNVWYRKHFTLDNSYADRKIFVEFQGVHVGCQVYINGTFLPGNSAVTADAQATHVIGFQGFVVDLTPYVTFGGADNVLAVRVGKGGGFYKDPGFSEVFRFGSEDGGIFRPVFMHITDKVHVPMNSYSTLSQWGTYVAATNVTADGSQATVRMLTNVRNDGATAQTVTVTTKVVDAANTVVLTQTSTGAVSAGQSTVFDQNGTVANPHLWYPNNSTFGSPYMYKVYHIVQVAGSTVDVFQSPLGIRTITWDANFPYINGHKHLLYGASARYDYPALGTALPPEIEYRDALLLTKCGGNLWRPGHSACSPGFVYACDNTGVMLMQPSGEGEGQFSTGSATADQITLKEEMQRDGVIRDRNDPSILAWEVSNGNIDPNTCNALRTICNTWDSLSPRVISVRGNGNGPKDILSCTVTGCEIGVKGGNPGNPAWGAEAWGGMNMYASQRDAYDYEIEMAQAYLMHWKDARAANCFGMCQWYMAETPGEDQQYADGTPGNSVRSFGCSMMDFNRLPKMLYKMYAACWIPYSIRPVVYIAHHWNRSGSVRVNVFSNCPSVNLLLNGNSLGTKTPNPWQGTGDDYTIAANTNTELPFQCYWDNVTWAAGTLIANGLDANGKIVCSDQKQTAGNPDHIVLVVDTPVVQADGDTFQITANATDAALILAKVVDANNITCPTASNIITFAVSGPGNYRGGSDQMVTAGQPVGYHAPLDPNLSAEGGMCKVAVRSTFTPGAVTVTATSPGLGTGTASFTVVPVPNNGIVTAVRPAPRRAAASVMPAFDIRTINGVVRYYISIPSLVSVEILDARGRILERTANSRVEAGWHPIAINGTIPNGKAMSTGVCFVRLDVDGGHFVRQVLLLK, encoded by the coding sequence ATGAAAAGCAAAATCATTGGGTGGGCGATGGTTGCCGCGATGCTGGTTTCGATATCCGGCTCCGCGGATACGTACACGGGAGAATCGAGCAACAGGGTCACGATCAACATGGGCGTGACGCCCTGGCTGTTTGCGAAATCCGACCCCGCCGGCGCCCAGGCCCCTGCGTTTAACGACGCCGCGTGGAAGCAGATCGGTGTTCCGCACACCTATAATGACACCGACACCTTTATCAACCAAGGCAGCGGCGGCGGCGACGGGTCGATGTTTGGCGGCAATGTATGGTACAGAAAACATTTTACCCTCGACAATTCGTACGCCGACAGAAAAATCTTCGTTGAATTCCAGGGTGTGCATGTAGGCTGCCAGGTGTACATCAACGGCACTTTTCTCCCCGGTAACAGCGCCGTTACCGCGGATGCGCAGGCTACCCACGTCATAGGTTTCCAGGGATTCGTCGTGGATCTCACACCTTATGTCACCTTTGGAGGAGCGGACAATGTGTTGGCCGTGCGAGTGGGCAAGGGCGGCGGCTTTTATAAGGATCCCGGTTTTTCGGAGGTCTTCCGTTTTGGTTCAGAGGATGGCGGAATATTCAGGCCAGTGTTCATGCACATCACCGACAAGGTTCATGTGCCGATGAATTCGTATTCAACGCTCAGTCAATGGGGCACCTATGTCGCCGCGACAAACGTTACCGCCGATGGTTCACAGGCAACGGTGCGGATGTTGACAAACGTCAGGAACGACGGCGCAACCGCCCAGACGGTTACGGTTACAACCAAGGTCGTTGATGCCGCGAATACGGTAGTTTTGACCCAGACAAGCACCGGCGCCGTCAGCGCGGGGCAAAGCACGGTTTTCGATCAGAACGGAACCGTTGCCAATCCTCATCTGTGGTATCCGAACAACAGCACCTTCGGCTCGCCGTATATGTACAAGGTGTACCATATCGTACAGGTGGCCGGGTCCACGGTTGACGTATTCCAAAGTCCTCTGGGAATACGCACGATCACCTGGGACGCCAATTTTCCTTATATCAACGGGCACAAGCATCTGCTGTACGGGGCATCCGCCCGCTACGACTACCCCGCGCTCGGCACCGCCCTGCCGCCTGAAATCGAATATCGTGACGCGCTGCTTCTCACAAAGTGCGGCGGAAACCTGTGGAGGCCCGGTCACTCCGCGTGCAGCCCCGGTTTCGTCTACGCGTGCGACAATACCGGTGTGATGCTCATGCAGCCGAGCGGCGAAGGCGAGGGCCAGTTCTCCACCGGATCCGCGACCGCGGACCAAATCACGCTCAAGGAGGAAATGCAGCGCGACGGAGTCATCCGCGACCGGAACGATCCGTCCATTCTCGCATGGGAGGTAAGCAACGGGAACATCGATCCCAATACGTGCAACGCGCTCCGGACCATCTGCAATACATGGGACTCCCTTTCCCCGCGTGTAATATCGGTTCGCGGAAACGGAAACGGGCCCAAAGATATCCTTTCGTGCACGGTTACCGGATGCGAGATCGGCGTCAAGGGCGGGAACCCCGGCAATCCGGCCTGGGGCGCGGAAGCGTGGGGCGGAATGAACATGTACGCTTCGCAACGGGACGCCTACGATTATGAAATTGAGATGGCCCAGGCATATCTGATGCACTGGAAGGATGCGAGGGCGGCCAATTGTTTTGGCATGTGTCAATGGTACATGGCCGAAACTCCCGGCGAGGACCAGCAATACGCCGATGGAACTCCGGGCAATTCCGTGAGATCGTTCGGCTGTTCCATGATGGATTTCAACCGGTTGCCCAAGATGCTGTACAAGATGTATGCCGCGTGCTGGATTCCCTATTCCATCAGGCCCGTCGTTTATATCGCACATCACTGGAACCGGTCGGGATCGGTCCGGGTCAACGTGTTCAGTAATTGCCCCAGCGTAAATCTGCTATTAAATGGGAATAGTTTGGGAACCAAGACGCCGAATCCCTGGCAAGGCACCGGCGATGACTACACCATCGCCGCGAATACCAACACGGAACTGCCGTTCCAATGTTATTGGGACAACGTGACCTGGGCTGCCGGGACACTGATTGCGAACGGCCTTGACGCCAACGGCAAAATCGTGTGTTCAGACCAGAAACAAACAGCTGGCAATCCTGATCACATCGTTCTGGTCGTGGACACGCCGGTGGTGCAGGCCGACGGGGACACGTTCCAGATTACTGCCAATGCCACGGACGCCGCGCTCATACTCGCAAAAGTCGTTGACGCAAACAACATCACCTGCCCCACGGCAAGCAACATCATCACCTTTGCGGTTTCGGGCCCCGGCAATTATCGCGGCGGAAGCGATCAGATGGTTACGGCAGGCCAACCCGTGGGCTATCATGCACCTCTCGACCCTAACCTTTCGGCCGAAGGCGGCATGTGCAAGGTTGCGGTGCGCTCGACGTTTACACCAGGCGCGGTGACCGTGACAGCAACCTCGCCCGGCCTCGGCACCGGCACAGCCTCGTTCACGGTGGTACCGGTACCGAACAATGGAATAGTAACTGCGGTGAGGCCGGCACCGCGCCGGGCGGCGGCCTCCGTCATGCCGGCTTTCGACATCCGGACAATCAACGGTGTGGTGCGATACTATATTAGTATTCCTTCGCTCGTTTCCGTGGAGATTCTTGACGCGAGAGGAAGAATCCTAGAACGGACGGCCAATTCGAGGGTCGAAGCCGGGTGGCATCCGATTGCGATCAACGGAACTATCCCCAACGGTAAGGCAATGAGCACCGGAGTTTGCTTCGTTCGTCTTGACGTTGATGGCGGACACTTTGTCCGGCAGGTTCTGCTTTTAAAGTAG
- a CDS encoding glycosyl hydrolase family 28-related protein, whose product MKSPFIAFVVIIAATCFSDLLPSDRTVAWEGNVGVPGGIPHRTAIYKTIDSVTYGNGATDAAPVLQTTITACPNDQVIYLPSGTYLVSKSLVINHPVILRGAGANRTTLVTGDRILFSPASGSYPGGAVGNVVNWTAGYNKGDTVLTLASVAGLSVGQSIVLDQHNDTSIVHVPGVGGIQTTYSRADDGNFAGGTNRAQGQMNAITAINAATSQITVQVPLYYTFKSALAPQVFFWAGNMKNAGIEDLRIDSRNNSSRAVDFEFCDYSWARGVEVANPARSAIAFVLYCFRPEVRDCYIHNSQLPFGPTRYGIELGDVSGALVENNIVSSVVGPVVTINWISGCVIAYNFMQKNTFQNGAQTAWQFCSIETHMCHSFQNLVEGNIATAYDNDVYWGSGSHSTTFRNRFVGYDGPMDSLYINGTHAVRVDAWNRYMSLVGNVIGCTGWHRYYELDPANWKGQDDRFAVYALGWWDYINDTADYDPVVKSTMLRGGNYDVATNEVIWRSNVPAGEDSATYLTQQALPPSLYLSQKPVWWNASPFPPIGPEITTGDGPGAHTFANPAKDCYDRSPKNPDTTLQFNADTCYCAGLAAKVAPPARRNTFSLSVSPIRGSRFTISVQGVEAPFSLRIFNLQGRLVKTLAYDEVKRTAEAYRTVWTGIDNQGNRSGRGIYFITGSMKEQRVAARVLLY is encoded by the coding sequence ATGAAATCGCCGTTCATCGCATTCGTCGTCATCATTGCCGCAACCTGCTTTTCCGACCTTCTTCCCTCCGACCGCACAGTCGCCTGGGAAGGCAACGTGGGTGTCCCGGGCGGCATTCCTCATCGCACCGCCATCTACAAGACCATTGATTCCGTCACTTACGGCAACGGCGCGACTGATGCGGCCCCCGTCCTGCAAACCACAATCACCGCCTGCCCCAATGATCAGGTAATCTACCTGCCGTCGGGCACCTATCTTGTCTCCAAGTCCCTTGTCATAAATCATCCTGTCATCCTCCGGGGCGCCGGGGCGAACCGCACCACGCTCGTCACGGGCGACCGGATACTGTTCTCTCCTGCCAGCGGAAGCTATCCCGGCGGAGCAGTGGGCAATGTGGTTAATTGGACCGCCGGCTACAACAAGGGCGACACGGTCTTGACTCTTGCGAGTGTTGCCGGCCTGAGCGTTGGGCAATCCATTGTCCTTGACCAGCACAACGATACCTCCATTGTGCATGTACCCGGTGTCGGCGGGATCCAGACCACCTATTCGCGGGCGGATGACGGCAATTTTGCAGGCGGCACGAACCGGGCGCAGGGGCAGATGAACGCAATCACGGCCATCAATGCCGCGACAAGCCAGATCACCGTCCAGGTTCCGCTGTATTACACCTTTAAAAGCGCTCTCGCGCCACAGGTGTTCTTCTGGGCGGGAAACATGAAAAACGCGGGCATCGAAGACCTGAGGATCGACTCCAGAAACAACAGCTCCAGGGCAGTTGATTTCGAATTCTGCGACTACAGCTGGGCCAGGGGCGTCGAGGTGGCGAACCCAGCGCGTTCGGCCATCGCCTTTGTCCTTTATTGTTTCCGGCCCGAGGTGCGCGACTGCTACATCCACAACAGCCAGCTTCCGTTCGGGCCCACGCGCTACGGCATCGAACTGGGGGACGTTTCAGGCGCGCTTGTCGAGAACAACATAGTGAGCAGCGTGGTCGGCCCGGTCGTCACCATCAACTGGATAAGCGGATGCGTGATTGCCTATAATTTCATGCAGAAGAACACGTTTCAAAACGGTGCACAGACCGCCTGGCAGTTCTGCTCCATTGAAACGCATATGTGCCATTCTTTTCAAAACCTCGTGGAAGGGAATATCGCCACCGCGTACGACAACGACGTGTATTGGGGCTCGGGAAGCCATTCGACAACTTTCCGCAACCGTTTTGTCGGGTATGACGGTCCCATGGACAGCCTTTACATAAACGGAACGCACGCGGTAAGGGTGGACGCGTGGAACCGGTACATGAGCCTTGTGGGCAACGTGATCGGCTGCACCGGATGGCACCGTTATTATGAGCTCGACCCGGCCAACTGGAAAGGACAGGACGACCGGTTCGCCGTGTATGCCCTCGGGTGGTGGGATTACATCAACGATACGGCAGATTACGATCCAGTGGTGAAATCAACCATGCTTCGCGGCGGAAATTACGATGTTGCCACGAACGAAGTGATCTGGCGCAGCAATGTTCCCGCGGGCGAGGACTCCGCGACGTACCTGACTCAGCAGGCTCTGCCGCCGTCGCTGTATCTTTCGCAAAAACCCGTCTGGTGGAACGCCTCGCCCTTTCCGCCAATAGGCCCGGAAATAACAACGGGCGACGGCCCTGGCGCGCACACCTTCGCGAATCCCGCGAAAGACTGCTACGACCGTTCGCCCAAAAACCCGGACACCACGCTCCAATTCAATGCCGATACCTGCTATTGTGCCGGCCTCGCCGCGAAAGTTGCGCCGCCGGCGCGCAGGAATACGTTTTCCCTTAGCGTTTCGCCGATCAGGGGATCGCGGTTCACCATTTCCGTGCAGGGAGTCGAGGCGCCTTTTTCGCTGCGCATATTCAACCTCCAGGGCAGGCTGGTGAAGACCTTGGCTTACGATGAGGTAAAACGGACTGCGGAGGCTTATCGCACGGTCTGGACGGGCATCGATAATCAGGGGAACAGGTCAGGGCGTGGGATATATTTCATAACCGGCAGCATGAAGGAACAGCGGGTGGCTGCGCGCGTGCTGCTGTATTGA